One window of Lytechinus variegatus isolate NC3 chromosome 2, Lvar_3.0, whole genome shotgun sequence genomic DNA carries:
- the LOC121407090 gene encoding translocon-associated protein subunit alpha-like, which translates to MMRMLSRFLLLLLLVLPSTLLFTTNNGALAAKDQREARDNLEDILDGEEIEEEEEEDEEDGQVETEEDVEEEEGTAVEAGEGEEEEDEEEEPPLKASPDADTTFLFTTNSEKEIPVTIPLQVLVGFTNNGQLDFTIDSLHASLRYPQDFSFYMYNFTEKEYNTVVEPNKEATFEYSFQAGEVFAARQFGFVVELAYKDSEGNLFSDAVFNDTVSLIELDEGLDTETFFLYVFLAALIVLAFVVIQQIMASFGKKKKPSKQVVETGTSNHTDVDYDWIPKENIAVTKKTPSPRRSPRRRTKRSTGSGDE; encoded by the exons ATGATGAGGATGCTTTcaagatttctacttttactTTTGCTGGTTCTGCCATCCACACTGCTGTTCACAACCAATAATG GTGCCCTGGCTGCCAAAGATCAGAGAGAAGCTCGAGACAACCTTGAAGACATCTTGGATGGGGAGgagatagaggaagaggaggaggaagatgaagaagatggaCAG GTTGAGACAGAAGAAGATgtagaagaagaggaagggacAGCAGTAGAAGCAGGAGaaggggaagaggaggaggatgaagagGAAGAGCCCCCACTGAAGGCATCACCAGATGCTGACACAACCTTTCTTTTCACTACAAATTCAGAGAAAG AAATCCCAGTGACAATCCCATTACAAGTCTTGGTTGGATTTACAAACAATGGCCAACTTGATTTCACAATTGACAGTCTACATGCATCTCTACGGTATCCACAGGACttctcattttacatgtataat TTCACAGAGAAAGAATACAACACAGTAGTAGAACCCAACAAAGAAGCAACATTTGAGTATTCATTCCAAGCAGGAGAGGTCTTTGCTGCACGTCAGTTTGGATTTGTTGTTGAGCTCGCATACAAAGATTCA GAAGGAAACCTTTTTTCAGATGCTGTTTTCAACGACACAGTTTCTCTTATTGAATTAGATGAAGGTCTAGACACAGAAAC atttttCCTGTATGTGTTCTTAGCAGCATTGATTGTTCTAGCTTTTGTTGTAATACAACAAATCATGGCATCCTTTGGG AAAAAGAAGAAGCCATCAAAACAAGTTGTTGAAACTGGAACGTCTAACCACACAGATGTAGATTATGACTGGattccaaaagaaaatattgcagTTACAA AAAAAACACCATCACCACGCAGATCTCCAAGGAGGCGCACAAAGAGATCAACAGGATCAGGAGACGagtaa